CTACATTGATCTGCGGATTCGTCTGTGTGTCCGTGATCTCATCCGGACCGGAACGTTTACTGTTGTAACTATGGATGTCATAAATAATGAAATATCCGTATTGCCGGATAGTCTCTTCTATCAGTAAACCTATCTCGCTCAGTATGCTGTGATATGCATGCTGTATGTTAAGAATGTGTTTTTGCTCAGGATGCGTCTTCCATACCTGTAAGCCCCAGGCCTGTTCAGGATGCAGGTAGATCGCATTCTCTAAAGGACGATTCAGATCAACCTGAAAACGGGATGTAGCTACTATGAACTGACTGACATTAATAGCTGTGAGCATCGCCGTGTAAGGATCCTCTTCGCGCAGGCGTTCTGAAGAGGAGAGATGCAGTAATTGCTGCAAATCTTTATGCACCTCATGGCCATCATGTACAGCAAAGGCCCATACAGGCCCGTCCTTTTTCTTCAAC
The Sphingobacterium spiritivorum genome window above contains:
- a CDS encoding N-formylglutamate amidohydrolase, with amino-acid sequence MDIAYTLKKKDGPVWAFAVHDGHEVHKDLQQLLHLSSSERLREEDPYTAMLTAINVSQFIVATSRFQVDLNRPLENAIYLHPEQAWGLQVWKTHPEQKHILNIQHAYHSILSEIGLLIEETIRQYGYFIIYDIHSYNSKRSGPDEITDTQTNPQINVGTIHNDPKWRPLINTFISYIETQKIDGKKIDIRENVKFSGGNLSKWINEHYGAYGCVLSIEFRKDFMDEWTGELYPERLEELRQLLERSVAFMVPDQIN